A section of the Spirosoma pollinicola genome encodes:
- a CDS encoding PAS domain S-box protein, whose amino-acid sequence MTSDLLIGDLANLPIGVLVCELTKGPPDPRKELVITYQNPFASALLGASPTSTTSLLLRDIPLLQSLTETAFAVLETGVSLTTELFDQDKGQRIDCSLHRVKGKCVFYVKTDTAKTTKSNNQPDRTDNYLIESLRASNQLFQAVIDTIPSGLALLQPIRQNGTIVDFKYLVNNPVNSAITGLSQEAILKQPLLVLFPHLLHNGLFRMMVEVALTGEAQHIQLQDQLPSGAFWGNFSMVRVGENVLFTVHDITRLKQVEDELRQTNAELEQRVANRSAEVRHLSALQRAILQYAGLAITVIDTNGIIQLVNPAMEDLTGYSTDELIGKVTPSSLREPVSHQQRLDQLKPDLNNAVLEGDELVRAFVTKNNFLRRENTLLSKNGQAIPVLSTVSGLYDDEQKLIGFVDIITDISHLKAIEQALVQANQRSQLATRAGKLSIWEWNLLTDEILLDENFYTYYDLPDNTRIYCLDDIKQLVHPDDLRHFNQYIQEVSIGQKPFDVEFRIILPITKTIHYIKADGSFIHNEEGLGNRMIGILWDRTSERQAGQALRASEQRYRSLVDHLKEIVFQTDANGLWIYLNPAWEEVTGFANRESVGTFFLDYIFPEDRISTIQLFEAIRKNQKLLVQHTIRYIHKDGGYRWIDVHAQVMLDNRRVMTGITGTLTDITERKKAEEAIIESEQRFRDIAENVDEIFWIRDINEPRFTYINRAYEKFTGQLAESIYKNSLLFLDFIVEEDRARVMNYFVRNGKDSSFQFRARHQNGSIRHLDVKLFKVDNDEGVLIRRIGVATDVTTAIEKELIMEESLQKERTLNVLKSQFISTASHEFRTPLTVISSSVELVKYYTDSNPGNPSVINKHLNTISKKVTSLNNLIDDTLAISKIDNGKIEIKVELTDLVSIIDSIVTFSFSDRDDNRHVERIIVGTPVAVSIDKKLTDHVITNLLSNAFKFSTQNPVLTINFQQEDITVAVSDKGIGIPAKDIPDLFGKFFRASNASGFQGTGLGLAICQEYITLQKGRISLDSKEGVGTTFTIFLGKNISYPQTTLKSCG is encoded by the coding sequence ATGACATCTGATTTATTGATTGGCGATCTTGCGAATCTACCAATAGGCGTTCTGGTATGTGAACTTACCAAGGGGCCACCAGACCCAAGGAAGGAGTTAGTAATTACTTATCAGAATCCCTTTGCGTCTGCTTTGCTGGGCGCTAGTCCTACCTCAACAACTTCACTGCTCCTCAGGGATATTCCACTTCTTCAATCGCTGACCGAAACCGCCTTCGCCGTGCTGGAAACGGGCGTTTCATTGACAACAGAATTGTTTGATCAGGATAAAGGCCAGCGGATAGACTGTTCGCTTCACCGAGTCAAAGGAAAATGCGTTTTTTATGTAAAGACCGATACTGCAAAGACCACCAAGAGTAACAACCAGCCAGATAGAACAGACAATTACCTTATTGAATCATTACGGGCAAGTAATCAATTATTTCAGGCAGTCATTGATACAATTCCCTCAGGATTGGCCCTTTTACAACCCATCCGCCAGAATGGGACTATTGTCGACTTTAAGTACCTTGTAAATAATCCGGTAAATTCTGCGATTACCGGCCTGAGCCAGGAAGCTATACTAAAGCAGCCTTTACTTGTTTTATTCCCGCATCTGCTCCATAATGGCTTGTTCCGTATGATGGTCGAAGTTGCTCTGACGGGAGAAGCCCAGCATATACAATTACAGGACCAGTTGCCATCGGGTGCATTCTGGGGAAATTTTTCGATGGTTCGGGTAGGGGAGAATGTTCTGTTTACAGTTCACGACATTACCCGGCTAAAACAAGTTGAAGACGAACTTCGGCAAACCAACGCCGAACTGGAACAACGGGTAGCCAACCGGTCAGCCGAAGTTCGTCATTTGTCGGCTCTCCAACGGGCTATTCTTCAATATGCGGGCCTGGCCATCACGGTCATTGATACGAATGGTATTATTCAGCTGGTCAATCCAGCGATGGAGGACCTAACTGGTTATAGCACCGATGAGTTGATCGGGAAAGTTACCCCAAGCTCATTACGGGAGCCGGTTTCTCACCAGCAGCGACTCGATCAATTAAAGCCTGACTTGAACAATGCCGTTCTTGAGGGTGATGAACTTGTGCGGGCTTTTGTCACAAAAAATAATTTTTTACGGCGGGAAAATACACTACTCTCCAAAAATGGACAAGCCATTCCGGTTTTGTCAACCGTTAGCGGTCTCTATGACGATGAGCAAAAATTGATCGGCTTTGTTGATATCATAACAGACATCTCTCATCTGAAAGCCATAGAGCAGGCTCTTGTTCAGGCAAATCAACGGAGCCAACTAGCCACCAGAGCGGGCAAATTGAGTATTTGGGAGTGGAATTTGCTCACTGACGAGATACTTCTGGATGAGAATTTTTATACCTACTATGATCTCCCTGACAATACCCGTATTTACTGTCTGGACGATATAAAACAGCTCGTTCATCCTGACGATTTACGCCACTTCAATCAGTACATACAGGAAGTTAGTATTGGCCAAAAACCCTTCGACGTCGAATTCCGTATTATTCTCCCTATCACAAAGACGATCCATTATATTAAAGCAGATGGTTCATTTATTCATAACGAAGAGGGATTGGGCAATCGAATGATTGGCATACTTTGGGATCGTACATCGGAACGGCAGGCCGGACAGGCCCTTCGTGCCAGTGAGCAGCGATATCGGTCCCTAGTTGATCACCTCAAGGAAATAGTGTTCCAAACGGATGCAAACGGCCTGTGGATTTATCTGAACCCAGCCTGGGAAGAAGTAACGGGCTTCGCTAACAGGGAATCAGTAGGTACTTTTTTTCTGGACTACATTTTCCCTGAAGATCGAATCAGCACCATTCAATTGTTCGAGGCCATCAGAAAAAACCAGAAGCTGCTTGTTCAACATACCATTCGCTACATCCACAAAGATGGCGGCTATCGCTGGATTGATGTGCATGCTCAGGTCATGCTTGATAATCGGCGTGTCATGACAGGAATAACTGGTACGCTAACGGACATTACCGAACGAAAAAAGGCGGAGGAGGCTATTATTGAGAGCGAGCAGCGGTTTCGTGACATCGCCGAAAATGTAGACGAGATTTTTTGGATTCGTGATATAAACGAACCCCGCTTTACCTACATAAATCGGGCCTACGAAAAGTTCACGGGGCAACTGGCCGAATCGATATACAAAAACTCACTTCTATTTCTGGACTTTATCGTCGAAGAAGATCGTGCCCGTGTCATGAATTATTTTGTACGAAACGGGAAGGATTCCTCTTTTCAATTCCGAGCCAGACATCAGAATGGAAGTATTAGACACCTGGATGTCAAACTTTTCAAGGTAGACAATGACGAAGGTGTGCTGATACGCCGAATTGGCGTAGCTACGGATGTTACAACGGCTATCGAAAAAGAACTCATCATGGAAGAATCCCTGCAAAAAGAGCGAACGTTAAATGTATTGAAATCCCAATTTATTTCAACGGCCTCGCACGAGTTCAGAACGCCCCTCACGGTAATCAGTTCTAGCGTAGAATTAGTGAAATATTACACTGATTCAAACCCTGGTAATCCTTCAGTTATTAACAAACACCTAAATACAATCTCTAAAAAGGTTACCAGCCTGAACAATTTAATTGATGATACATTGGCGATCAGCAAGATCGATAATGGGAAAATAGAGATAAAGGTAGAGCTGACCGATTTAGTCTCAATCATCGATAGCATTGTGACATTTAGTTTCAGCGATCGGGATGATAATCGCCATGTTGAACGGATAATCGTAGGCACTCCCGTTGCCGTTAGCATTGATAAAAAACTCACCGATCATGTTATTACGAATCTGTTGTCAAACGCGTTTAAGTTCTCAACTCAAAATCCAGTTTTGACGATCAACTTCCAGCAAGAAGACATTACAGTTGCTGTCAGCGATAAGGGAATTGGTATACCAGCCAAAGACATACCTGATTTGTTCGGCAAATTCTTTAGGGCAAGTAACGCATCAGGTTTTCAGGGCACCGGCCTTGGTCTTGCCATCTGCCAGGAATATATTACTCTCCAGAAAGGCAGAATTAGCCTTGACAGTAAAGAAGGAGTGGGAACAACCTTCACCATTTTTCTTGGGAAGAACATTAGTTATCCACAAACAACCCTGAAATCGTGTGGATAA